Proteins found in one Loxodonta africana isolate mLoxAfr1 chromosome 21, mLoxAfr1.hap2, whole genome shotgun sequence genomic segment:
- the MTSS2 gene encoding protein MTSS 2 isoform X4 produces METAEKECGALGGLFQAIVNDMKSSYPIWEDFNSKATKLHSQLRTTVLAAVAFLDAFQKVADMATNTRGATRDIGSALTRMCMRHRSIETKLRQFTNALLESLINPLQERIEDWKKSANQLDKDHAKEYKRARHEIKKKSSDTLKLQKKARKGKGDLQPQLDSALQDVNDMYLLLEETEKQAVRRALIEERSRFCTFITFLQPVVNNELTMLGEITHLQGIIDDLVVLTAEPHKLPPASEQVIKDLKGSDYSWSYQTPPSSPSSSSSRKSSMCSLAQPAATARLSSVSSHDSGFVSQDATYSKPPSPMPSDITSQKSSSSASSEASETCQSVSECSSPTSDWSKAGPHEQPAGTTLQRRKDRVELLRDAEPGPTSGGTVGPGGEEVPRPRMSPATIAAKHGEEVSPAASDLAMVLTRGLSLEHQKSSRDSLQYSSGYSTQTTTPSCSEDTIPSQGSDYDCYSVNGDADSEGPPEFDKSSTIPRNSNIAQNYRRLIQTKRPASTAGLPTASGTGLPSGAPPGVATIRRTPSTKPTVRRTLSSAGPIPIRPPIVPVKTPTVPDSPGYTGPVRAGSEECVFYTDEAASPLAVDLAKSSPKRLSLPNTAWGSPSPETAGYAGPGAEDDEEQQQQQLAANRHSLVEKLGELVAGAHALGEGQFPFPTALSATPAEETPTPPPAATSDPPAEDMLVAIRRGVRLRRTVTNDRSAPRIL; encoded by the exons GGGCCACGCGAGATATCGGCTCGGCGCTCACGCGCATGTGCATGCGCCACCGCAGCATCGAGACCAAGCTGCGGCAGTTCACCAA CGCGCTGCTGGAAAGCCTCATAAACCCACTGCAGGAGCGCATTGAGGACTGGAAGAAGTCGGCCAACCAACTGGACAAGGACCACGCGAAAG AGTACAAACGTGCCCGGCACGAGATCAAGAAGAAATCGTCCGACACgctgaagctgcagaagaaagcaCGCAAAG GGAAGGGAGACCTGCAGCCCCAGCTGGACAGCGCTCTGCAGGACGTTAACGACATGTACTTGCTGCTGGAGGAGACAGAGAAGCAGGCTGTGCGCCGGGCCCTGATCGAGGAACGCAGCCGCTTCTGTACCTTCATCACCTTCCTGCAGCCAGTGGTG AACAACGAGCTGACCATGCTGGGGGAGATCACCCACCTGCAGGGCATCATTGACGACCTGGTGGTACTGACTGCAGAGCCCCACAAGCTGCCTCCCGCCAGCGAGCAG GTGATCAAAGACCTGAAGGGCTCAGACTACAGCTGGTCCTACCAGACACCACCCTCATCGCCCAGCAGCTCCAGCTCCCGCAAGTCCAGCATGTGCAG CCTGGCACAGCCAGCCGCCACCGCCCGCCTCTCCAGTGTTTCCTCCCACGACTCTGGCTTCGTCTCCCAGGATGCCACCTATTCCAAGCCCCCCTCGCCCATGCCTTCAGACATCACCAGCCAG AAGTCCTCCAGCTCCGCGTCCTCTGAGGCCTCGGAAACCTGCCAGTCTGTTAGCGAGTGCAGCTCCCCCACCTCG GACTGGTCTAAGGCCGGCCCCCACGAGCAGCCTGCAGGCACCACCCTGCAGCGGAGGAAGGACCGAGTGGAGCTCCTCCGAGATGCAGAGCCAGGCCCCACCAGCGGGGGCACCGTGGGCCCCGGTGGGGAGGAGGTGCCACGGCCCCGGATGTCCCCTGCCACCATTGCAGCCAAG CACGGTGAGGAGGTGTCTCCTGCGGCCAGTGACCTGGCCATGGTGTTGACCCGCGGCCTGAGCCTCGAGCACCAGAAGAGCAGTCGGGACTCACTACAGTACTCAAGTGGCTACAGCACACAGACCACCACACCCTCCTGTTCCGAGGACACCATCCCCTCCCAAG GCTCCGACTACGACTGCTACTCAGTGAACGGGGACGCAGACAGTGAGGGCCCGCCCGAGTTCGACAAGTCATCCACCATTCCCCGCAACAGCAACATCGCCCAGAACTACCGCCGCCTGATCCAGACCAAGCGCCCGGCCTCCACCGCAGGGCTGCCCACTGCCTCGGGCACGGGCCTGCCGTCGGGTGCACCCCCTGGCGTGGCCACCATCCGCCGCACACCCTCCACCAAGCCCACCGTGCGCCGCACCCTCTCCAGCGCTGGCCCCATCCCCATCCGGCCGCCCATTGTGCCTGTGAAGACGCCCACAGTGCCCGACTCACCCGGCTACACGGGGCCTGTGCGGGCGGGCAGCGAGGAGTGTGTCTTTTATACTGACGAGGCTGCCTCACCCCTGGCAGTGGACCTGGCCAAGTCTTCCCCAAAGAGGCTCAGCCTGCCCAACACGGCCTGGGGCAGCCCCTCTCCGGAGACAGCCGGCTACGCAGGACCGGGGGCTGAGGATGacgaggagcagcagcagcagcagctggccGCCAACCGGCACAGCCTGGTGGAGAAGCTCGGGGAGCTAGTGGCAGGTGCCCACGCCCTGGGTGAGGGCCAGTTTCCCTTCCCCACGGCCCTGTCGGCCACCCCAGCAGAGGAgacacccaccccaccccctgccgCCACCAGTGACCCCCCAGCCGAAGACATGCTGGTGGCCATCCGGCGCGGGGTGCGGCTCCGCAGGACCGTCACCAACGACAGGTCGGCGCCCCGCATCTTGTGA
- the MTSS2 gene encoding protein MTSS 2 isoform X3 gives METAEKECGALGGLFQAIVNDMKSSYPIWEDFNSKATKLHSQLRTTVLAAVAFLDAFQKVADMATNTRGATRDIGSALTRMCMRHRSIETKLRQFTNALLESLINPLQERIEDWKKSANQLDKDHAKEYKRARHEIKKKSSDTLKLQKKARKGKGDLQPQLDSALQDVNDMYLLLEETEKQAVRRALIEERSRFCTFITFLQPVVNNELTMLGEITHLQGIIDDLVVLTAEPHKLPPASEQVIKDLKGSDYSWSYQTPPSSPSSSSSRKSSMCSAPSSGSSAKGGGAPWPGGTQTYSPSSTCRYRSLAQPAATARLSSVSSHDSGFVSQDATYSKPPSPMPSDITSQKSSSSASSEASETCQSVSECSSPTSDWSKAGPHEQPAGTTLQRRKDRVELLRDAEPGPTSGGTVGPGGEEVPRPRMSPATIAAKHGEEVSPAASDLAMVLTRGLSLEHQKSSRDSLQYSSGYSTQTTTPSCSEDTIPSQGSDYDCYSVNGDADSEGPPEFDKSSTIPRNSNIAQNYRRLIQTKRPASTAGLPTASGTGLPSGAPPGVATIRRTPSTKPTVRRTLSSAGPIPIRPPIVPVKTPTVPDSPGYTGPVRAGSEECVFYTDEAASPLAVDLAKSSPKRLSLPNTAWGSPSPETAGYAGPGAEDDEEQQQQQLAANRHSLVEKLGELVAGAHALGEGQFPFPTALSATPAEETPTPPPAATSDPPAEDMLVAIRRGVRLRRTVTNDRSAPRIL, from the exons GGGCCACGCGAGATATCGGCTCGGCGCTCACGCGCATGTGCATGCGCCACCGCAGCATCGAGACCAAGCTGCGGCAGTTCACCAA CGCGCTGCTGGAAAGCCTCATAAACCCACTGCAGGAGCGCATTGAGGACTGGAAGAAGTCGGCCAACCAACTGGACAAGGACCACGCGAAAG AGTACAAACGTGCCCGGCACGAGATCAAGAAGAAATCGTCCGACACgctgaagctgcagaagaaagcaCGCAAAG GGAAGGGAGACCTGCAGCCCCAGCTGGACAGCGCTCTGCAGGACGTTAACGACATGTACTTGCTGCTGGAGGAGACAGAGAAGCAGGCTGTGCGCCGGGCCCTGATCGAGGAACGCAGCCGCTTCTGTACCTTCATCACCTTCCTGCAGCCAGTGGTG AACAACGAGCTGACCATGCTGGGGGAGATCACCCACCTGCAGGGCATCATTGACGACCTGGTGGTACTGACTGCAGAGCCCCACAAGCTGCCTCCCGCCAGCGAGCAG GTGATCAAAGACCTGAAGGGCTCAGACTACAGCTGGTCCTACCAGACACCACCCTCATCGCCCAGCAGCTCCAGCTCCCGCAAGTCCAGCATGTGCAG TGCCCCCAGCAGCGGTAGCAGTGCCAAGGGTGGCGGAGCCCCATGGCCTGGGGGCACCCAAACATACTCACCCAGTTCCACCTGTCGCTACCGCAGCCTGGCACAGCCAGCCGCCACCGCCCGCCTCTCCAGTGTTTCCTCCCACGACTCTGGCTTCGTCTCCCAGGATGCCACCTATTCCAAGCCCCCCTCGCCCATGCCTTCAGACATCACCAGCCAG AAGTCCTCCAGCTCCGCGTCCTCTGAGGCCTCGGAAACCTGCCAGTCTGTTAGCGAGTGCAGCTCCCCCACCTCG GACTGGTCTAAGGCCGGCCCCCACGAGCAGCCTGCAGGCACCACCCTGCAGCGGAGGAAGGACCGAGTGGAGCTCCTCCGAGATGCAGAGCCAGGCCCCACCAGCGGGGGCACCGTGGGCCCCGGTGGGGAGGAGGTGCCACGGCCCCGGATGTCCCCTGCCACCATTGCAGCCAAG CACGGTGAGGAGGTGTCTCCTGCGGCCAGTGACCTGGCCATGGTGTTGACCCGCGGCCTGAGCCTCGAGCACCAGAAGAGCAGTCGGGACTCACTACAGTACTCAAGTGGCTACAGCACACAGACCACCACACCCTCCTGTTCCGAGGACACCATCCCCTCCCAAG GCTCCGACTACGACTGCTACTCAGTGAACGGGGACGCAGACAGTGAGGGCCCGCCCGAGTTCGACAAGTCATCCACCATTCCCCGCAACAGCAACATCGCCCAGAACTACCGCCGCCTGATCCAGACCAAGCGCCCGGCCTCCACCGCAGGGCTGCCCACTGCCTCGGGCACGGGCCTGCCGTCGGGTGCACCCCCTGGCGTGGCCACCATCCGCCGCACACCCTCCACCAAGCCCACCGTGCGCCGCACCCTCTCCAGCGCTGGCCCCATCCCCATCCGGCCGCCCATTGTGCCTGTGAAGACGCCCACAGTGCCCGACTCACCCGGCTACACGGGGCCTGTGCGGGCGGGCAGCGAGGAGTGTGTCTTTTATACTGACGAGGCTGCCTCACCCCTGGCAGTGGACCTGGCCAAGTCTTCCCCAAAGAGGCTCAGCCTGCCCAACACGGCCTGGGGCAGCCCCTCTCCGGAGACAGCCGGCTACGCAGGACCGGGGGCTGAGGATGacgaggagcagcagcagcagcagctggccGCCAACCGGCACAGCCTGGTGGAGAAGCTCGGGGAGCTAGTGGCAGGTGCCCACGCCCTGGGTGAGGGCCAGTTTCCCTTCCCCACGGCCCTGTCGGCCACCCCAGCAGAGGAgacacccaccccaccccctgccgCCACCAGTGACCCCCCAGCCGAAGACATGCTGGTGGCCATCCGGCGCGGGGTGCGGCTCCGCAGGACCGTCACCAACGACAGGTCGGCGCCCCGCATCTTGTGA